Below is a window of Leifsonia sp. NPDC080035 DNA.
CGTAGGTCGCGACCGACTCGTCGATCAGGTGGGCGAGGGATCCGGCCGGCACGTCCACGTCCGCCGGCACGTCCGGGGCGTAACTGGACAGCCACGGACGTTCGCTGTAGATACTCACACGGGAAGCCTACGGCGCAGCGGTCAGCGACCGCACCGCCTCCTCGATCGGGGTGTCACCGGAGACGGCCTCCCAGGTCCTGCCGATGCTCGCCGGCTCGTCCAGGCAGACGGCGATCAGGAGCGCGACGTCCTCGCGCGCGATCGAGCCACGCGGGACGCTCTCGCCGAGCTGCACGCGCCCGGTGCCCTCGTCGAAGGTGAGCCCGCCCGGTCGCAGGATGGTCCAGTCGAGGCCGGACTCGCGCAGCCGGGCGTCCGCATCCCGCTTGGCCTCGACGTAGGCGCGCCAGACCGGCTCCGTGTCCTCCGGGAGGGGGGCGTCGACGCCCCACGCCGAGACCTGGACGAACCGGCGGATGCCCGCCTTCGCCGCGGCCTCGGCCGACTTCACCGAGCCCTCGTAGTCGACGGTGCGCTTGCGCTCGATGCCGGACCCGGCGCCGGCTCCGGCGGTGAACACGACTGCGTCGCAGCCCTCGAACGCGGCGGCGATGGCGTCCGTGTCGGCGCGCTCGATGTCCAGGAGCACGCCCTGGCCGCCCAGCCGGTACACGTCTTCCGCGTGTTCGTCGGCCCGGACCAGGCCGACGAAGTCGTCCCCTCGGTCGTACAGCACCCGCATGAGCTGCTGGGCGACTTTTCCGTGGGCTCCGACGATCGCGATTCGTGACATGCTCCCATCTTGCTCCTCTCCGGCGCCGGTCCGCTCACGGCGAACCTTCTCGCGCGTCGACGGCGGGATGCACTAGCGTCGGAGCCATGTCGGCGGTACTGGAGCTCATCGGGCGCGTCTTCGCGTCCGCTGTCACGCCGTCGACGCTCTCGCCCTCCGGGCTCGTCGCCCTCGCCGGTCTCGTCGGTGCCATCGGCATCGTCGCGGCGATCGCGACGGCCGCGGTCCGCTCGGTCGCCGCGCTGGCGGCCTCGCTGCGCGTGCGCGCGTCCTGGTCGACGCCCGCCGAGCCGCCCGCGGGCTGGCTTGTGGAGAGCGAAGCCGATCCGGACGCGGACGGCCACCCCCGCCCGAGGGCACCGGGCATCCTGCTGCCGGCCGTGTGACGGGCGTCGTGCGACGCGCCGGCGCGGCCGGTCGACGTCAGCCGACTCCTCACAGACAGCAGGGACACCCATGGACTTCTTCTCCTGGCCGCCCGTCGCGGCCCTCATCGACTTCGCCTACCGCGTCGTCACCGCCCTCTCCGAGGGCGTCGAACCGTTCGCAGGGGCCGCCTCCGGCCTCGTCGCCGTCGCCGTGCTCACCGTGCTGGTGCGCACGCTCCTCCTCCCGGTCGGCGTCAGCCAGGTGCGCGCCGAGTACACGCGCCGCAGGCTGGCGCCGAAGATCGCGGAGCTGCAGCGCAGGCACGGCCACGACCGCGAGCTGCTGGCCCGCAAGACGATGGAGCTCTACCAGGACGAGCGCACGTCGCCATTCGCCGGGATGCTGCCGCTCCTCGCGCAGATCCCGGTCGTCACGCTCGTCTACGCGGTGTTCACGCACGCGAACATCGCCGGGCACCCG
It encodes the following:
- a CDS encoding SDR family oxidoreductase, whose protein sequence is MSRIAIVGAHGKVAQQLMRVLYDRGDDFVGLVRADEHAEDVYRLGGQGVLLDIERADTDAIAAAFEGCDAVVFTAGAGAGSGIERKRTVDYEGSVKSAEAAAKAGIRRFVQVSAWGVDAPLPEDTEPVWRAYVEAKRDADARLRESGLDWTILRPGGLTFDEGTGRVQLGESVPRGSIAREDVALLIAVCLDEPASIGRTWEAVSGDTPIEEAVRSLTAAP
- a CDS encoding DUF6412 domain-containing protein, translated to MSAVLELIGRVFASAVTPSTLSPSGLVALAGLVGAIGIVAAIATAAVRSVAALAASLRVRASWSTPAEPPAGWLVESEADPDADGHPRPRAPGILLPAV
- the yidC gene encoding membrane protein insertase YidC, coding for MDFFSWPPVAALIDFAYRVVTALSEGVEPFAGAASGLVAVAVLTVLVRTLLLPVGVSQVRAEYTRRRLAPKIAELQRRHGHDRELLARKTMELYQDERTSPFAGMLPLLAQIPVVTLVYAVFTHANIAGHPNALLGESVLGAPLGTSFVALTGLGSSVWPAITVYIGVLALIAVVTTVSRRVLALPRPEGTPAPTGVVRALSFLPYVTVVFAAFVPLAAAVYILTTTAWTVVERFVLRRVLDPDRRGTQPSTSH